A stretch of Helicobacter pylori oki112 DNA encodes these proteins:
- a CDS encoding sugar MFS transporter — protein MQKTSNTLALGSLTALFFLMGFITVLNDILIPHLKPIFDLTYFEASLIQFCFFGAYFIMGGVFGNVISKIGYPFGVVLGFVITASGCALFYPAAHFGSYGFFLGALFILASGIVCLQTAGNPFVTLLSKGKEARNLVLVQAFNSLGTTLGPIFGSLLIFSTTKMGDNASLIDKLADAKSVQMPYLGLAVFSLLLALIMYLLKLPDVEKEMPKETTQKSLFSHKHFVFGALGIFFYVGGEVAIGSFLVLSFEKLLNLDPQSSAHYLVYYWGGAMVGRFLGSVLMNKVAPNKYLAFNALSSIFLIALAIMIGGKIALFALTFVGFFNSIMFPTIFSLATLNLGHLTSKASGVISMAIVGGALIPPIQGVVTDMLAATESNLLYAYGVPLLCYFYILFFALKGYKQEENS, from the coding sequence CCACACTTAAAGCCCATTTTTGACTTGACCTATTTTGAAGCTTCACTCATTCAATTTTGCTTTTTTGGGGCGTATTTCATCATGGGAGGAGTTTTTGGGAATGTGATCAGTAAAATCGGCTACCCTTTTGGCGTGGTGCTTGGTTTTGTGATCACAGCGAGCGGGTGCGCGTTGTTTTATCCGGCGGCGCATTTTGGCTCCTATGGGTTTTTTTTAGGAGCGTTGTTTATTTTAGCGAGCGGGATTGTGTGCTTGCAAACCGCTGGTAATCCCTTTGTAACCTTGCTTTCTAAAGGTAAAGAAGCCAGAAATTTGGTTTTAGTCCAGGCGTTCAATTCGCTTGGCACAACTTTAGGGCCTATTTTTGGGAGCTTGTTGATTTTTAGCACGACTAAAATGGGCGATAATGCAAGTTTGATAGACAAATTAGCGGACGCTAAAAGCGTTCAAATGCCTTATTTGGGCTTGGCGGTGTTTTCGCTTCTTTTAGCGCTCATCATGTATCTTTTGAAATTGCCTGACGTGGAAAAAGAAATGCCTAAAGAAACGACGCAAAAAAGCCTGTTTTCGCACAAACACTTTGTTTTTGGGGCTTTAGGGATCTTTTTTTATGTGGGCGGAGAAGTTGCGATTGGCTCGTTCTTGGTGCTAAGCTTTGAAAAACTTTTGAATTTAGACCCTCAATCAAGCGCGCATTACTTGGTGTATTATTGGGGAGGCGCGATGGTGGGTCGTTTCTTGGGTAGCGTTTTGATGAATAAAGTTGCCCCTAATAAATACCTGGCTTTCAACGCCTTAAGCTCTATTTTTCTCATTGCTTTAGCCATTATGATTGGAGGCAAGATCGCTTTATTCGCTCTGACTTTTGTGGGCTTTTTCAACTCTATCATGTTCCCTACAATCTTTTCTTTGGCTACGCTCAATTTAGGGCATCTCACTTCTAAAGCTTCTGGGGTGATTAGCATGGCGATTGTGGGAGGAGCGTTAATCCCCCCCATTCAAGGCGTGGTTACAGACATGCTAGCAGCAACCGAGTCAAATCTGCTCTACGCTTATGGTGTGCCGTTATTATGCTATTTTTATATCCTCTTCTTTGCGCTTAAAGGGTATAAGCAAGAAGAAAACTCCTAA